A portion of the Maylandia zebra isolate NMK-2024a linkage group LG9, Mzebra_GT3a, whole genome shotgun sequence genome contains these proteins:
- the LOC143420492 gene encoding myelin-associated glycoprotein-like — MVTVSILLTVLFVSGALADYPHWIALYMTAPKTMEALSGSCLQIPCNFSTKDEQKFISKRKIFGVWIKINGDKKPNNVIFRSNGAVNIYPMSITGNLSQRNCTTLFSILTTNYTNTYFFRVESEPFKATAQHDPLQITVTDSPWRPNITISGDLKEKESVTITCSALTPCPHSPPQLTWNLQQDSHNKTEENTDGSFTTKIQQNITLSDTHDGKKISCSARYPVNQGKDTKTAETEETLSVSLLPKETTAFINPSGSVPAGSQVNLACYSKAKPPVRSFTWFKKSRDGAVKVSEGVIYSFSVTDGGVYYCVATNDLGNQTSAEINLTVGGGNLVGVYTIVKTVGIIMLMSTLILFEW, encoded by the exons ATGGTAACAGTCAGCATTTTACTGACTGTTctctttgtttcag GTGCTTTGGCTGATTATCCTCACTGGATAGCACTCTACATGACTGCACCAAAGACGATGGAAGCACTGAGTGGATCTTGTTTGCAAATCCCATGTAACTTCAGCACCAAAGACGAACAGAAATTtataagcaaaagaaaaatctttgGAGTGTGGATTAAAATTAATGGtgacaaaaagccaaacaatgtGATCTTCAGAAGTAATGGAGCAGTTAACATCTATCCAATGAGTATTACTGGGAACCTGAGTCAGAGAAACTGCACCACTCTGTTTTCTATTTTAACCACAaactacacaaacacatacttcttcagagtagagagtgaaCCATTCAAGGCAACAGCTCAACATGATCCTCTTCAAATAACAGTCACAG ATTCTCCTTGGAGGCCCAATATTACAATCTCAGGTGATCTGAAGGAGAAGGAGTCTGTCACTATaacctgctcagctctcactCCCTGTCCACACTCCCCTCCTCAACTCACCTGGAATCTCCAACAAGACTCTCACaacaaaacagaggaaaacacagatgGAAGCTTTACAACTAAAATCCAGCAGAACATCACTCTGTCAGACACACATGATGGAAAGAAGATCAGCTGCTCTGCCAGATATCCTGTGAACCAAGGAAAAGACACCaagacagcagagacagaaGAGACTCTCAGTGTTTCAT TGCTCCCCAAAGAAACCACAGCATTTATCAACCCATCAGGTTCAGTGCCAGCAGGCAGTCAGGTGAACCTAGCTTGTTATAGTAAAGCCAAACCTCCAGTCCGCAGCTTCACCTGGTTCAAGAAGAGCAGAGATGGAGCTGTGAAAGTATCTGAAGGAGTGATTTACAGCTTCAGTGTAACAGATGGAGGAGTTTattactgtgtggccactaATGATCTGGGTAATCAGACATCAGCAGAGATTAACTTGACTGTTGGAG GTGGAAACCTGGTTGGTGTCTACACTATAGTGAAGACTGTTGGAATCATAATGCTCATGAGCACACTGATCTTATTTGAGTGGTGA